The genomic segment GTTACTCTCTGGTGCATTAAAGTACTCACTTTCTGACTGTGGAACTTTATGATACATCACTAGGCAATCTTGGAAGTTACGCTACTTACAATCAGTCAGGATATATTCCTTCCTTTCTCAAAAAAGAAGTGGGGTCAGCTGACCAGAGGATACACTTAGCACCTCTTGGTGCAATGGCTTCAGGTAAGAACAACTTTAGATGTAGTTTTTGAGATTTCTGATTAGAAAGGAACTTTCTCTAAGTTTTGTCACTTCCCTGAGTAAagacttttaaattaatttcacccTATAAATATAGTTCTGCTTTTGGCAAAATGTCCTTTTATTCCTGAAGATGTGGTTTGAGAGTCTAATAATTACAAGAGCTCCCCTAATTCAGTGGCCACACTCTGCCAGGCACACAGGATGTGCCATTTGATCTTCACAGGACTGGATGAGGTAGGTCGCAGCTAGTGAATGGTGGAGCTGGGAGAGAAACTCGGTTTGCCTAATTCCAGAGTATGCTGTTGCTACAGCATGAAATGTGAGAAGATGCATTTCTCAGAGCTTCCCTCCCACACCTGGCGGAGTGGAAACCTAATAAATGCCAAGACTCAGTTTACCCATCATTAACAGGGAGCTCCTCTGGTTCCACTGGACGGCACAGAACCACACTGTGGCAGAGCCTCACCCCTGGCGTTTGCTCCACAGTATGTTAGGTGGTGAAGGGTTACTCGGCCACCTCGCCCAGGTTATGGCTAATTAGGTCACCTGCTCTGCAGGGGCGTGGTGTAAGACAGCCACAGTCCCAACCAAAGTCGCTCTCAAAATTGAATTCTGTGCATGAGCTGACCAGCTTTGACTACGAACAttctctaaattattttaatctaAAATAGACATCCTTACTAAAGTACCTGAAATGAACATGAAGGCAGATAATTAGAAGTTTGATAGGATACCTAGCTATAGTTAACTTAAAAACTGACTCCAAAAGTATTCTTACAGGCTCTTCTAACCAGGATCTTAGATGAAAACTCCTGATTAGAGTTGCCAGTCTTTAAAACTTATGCTATTGGAGCTAAAATTGTAAGAAGCACTGGATTtctataagttttcatttctttcttattaaaatttttattaattttttattgcttaAACAGTACTCAGTTACCTCAGCTGAGAAAAGAACTGTTTCATTATCTCTCTGCCAGAAcaaaatatgtaagtaaatattttatatacagcAATGGCCTTACTTACATGAGTCATCAGCCATGGCTTAGTagcaatttttaatataaaagcagAATATCACaatgtttcaaattattttatctgagTACCTGCTCCTAGAAAGTAGAAGtgggtattttaaaaaacagaagataTTGAAGGCCTTTCTGTATTAAGTATTCTGCCAGATTAGCATGCatattcctgttttcatttttttaactaaatgctTTCTGATAAGTTTTCATCTCTTCATTTACTCTGCTTATCAGATTTCCCTACAGATGGTGATAGGAGGAAAGGTAAAGAGAAGTAAACATTAATCATTCTCAAGTGGTCAGTGCAAATCCTTAGGAAAACACTGTTCTCTAAGAGATGTGTCTTCCAGTACCCCCACTTATGTGAGTTTTCCACAAGAAATAAAACCAGGTCATTACCGTATTTACTCACCTATTTCCTCGTCTCTCAgtctctccctctgctcccttTCCTCACCCTCAAGTTTCAAGAAGAAAAACTAAATTAATTTCCTTCCTCCCCACGTAATCTCTTCGCCCAGACTTCTAATACCTCCTTGTCCCCTGTCCTAGCTGATTGTAACAACAGAGACTTTGAGGAGTGGCTTTCACACACAGCTACCTTTAGAAGTGCAGGCCCTGTTCTAAAGTCattcaactcatttaatcctcccagtgGCCCTGTTACAGGAGGGACTAGCTAGTATGATCTCCATTTTAGAGGGGTATGGTATCTTGCTAAGAATTATATAGTGGCACTGattaaatctttaaataaagGCAAACACCTTTCCTTTAGCAAACATTTCCTACAGGAGGTGAAATGCCCTTGAGGGGACACCTGTAGTTTTTAAATGCAGAGGGCTGCCAGCCCCTGGGGTGGAGAGGTGCAGTCCCTGTCTGGCCGAGACACaagccttccctgccctcccGCGATGTCAGCTCCTCTGTCAGCTACTGAGCTCTCCACCTCCGGTGCTTGAGTCCTAGAACTAGTATTTATCAGAAGGGACTCTAAATGACAACACTGTCGCCTTCTTGACACAATGATTCCCTCTTCAgaggttttaaaaacatttgcctGGATGGTTTCCTTCAAATGCATTTAGGACTGGACTTTGACTGGGACAGAAGCTTCTCTACTCCCACCCACCTTAAGACCATCCGCCATTGTGAGTTTAGGCCTgggttccctttcctctcctccgAATCACAGGGCTCACAGCTCTTCTCCCCCACCTTTCCACCCCCATGCCCTTACTTGCTCTCTTCTCTGCCCCTGCTACCATTTCACCTGCAGGCTCCTTAGCTTGCTTGTCTATATGCCAGTGGGTTAAAATGAAAGGGCTGCTCCTGGAAAATATGGTTAACGTTTTTCCTAATCCATTTGTCCTTAACTGTTCCTCAACAGTAAGAGTTAACTGGCCCTTCTAGACACTCTGTTCCTGCCTTTGATAGGTAGCTTTATACTGAGAATCTTAAACCCAGTAAGAGTGGGATGAAATGACCCGTCAAGCCATCAAGGGGGAGGCCTCTTGGCCTGTTGGCCCATCCCAACACAACAGTCAGGGTGACTGTCACCAGGCTTTGTTCCCTTTAAGCTGAGGTTAGTAAGCACCTCTGTGCCCCCAAGCTCCCATAATTTCCCCCTACAGAGAGAGTACAGGGAAAGACAGGGAACCATGAGAGTAAATAGGGTGTAGCCAGTGTTAGGTGTACAATGTCAGAATCATGTTAAAATTGACACTTAAGAATGGCAGCTACTGCAGTGCGTAAAGATACTTCAGTCCCAAATGGAAAGCTCAGACATCTCTCCTCAGGGAGAATACCTATGATACTTAGCTATAAACtaaggagataaaaaaaaaaaaaaaggagggcgTGAAGGAAGGGCTGAAAACATTAAAGTTCTCGTAAATTGATTTACTGCTTTGTCATCAGAGATGTTTAAGGAGTTTTAGCTTATAAATTGTTCAGataaaaacaaatgttcaaattaaaattttcacaaatatttaatcaGCCAAATGTatgaataaaacaaatcttaTGATTAAAGGTTTGGGATCTTAGGAATGGCTCTCCTTTTAAAAGGATTCTGTTATCACCCATCATTTTCCCAATAGAACATGGAGTTTCTTGACTCTAAAATcacattttcaagtttttaaaagaaatctatcATGGGACCCCATCTGTGTAGTGCCATGAAGCCAGAACTTTACAGGATTCACAAttccaaatacattttcttaagtGATACTGTATTTGAGTTATTAGTTAGATATAACCACAATGtgacttttttaaatttactatttttattttgttatcatttacaattacatgaagaacattttgtttactaggctctcccctaccccaagtcccccccacaaaccccattacagtcacagtccatcagcacaCAATGTGATTTTACTACGTCACCAACACTGTGGAGTGTTGCCAATTGAACCTGAACCcagaattttctagttttctatctAAATGTTATAGGCATTACAGTGAGCCCAAATAAAATACAGTGGCAGTTTCAGAACTATAAACCAGAAATATTGGCTCTTAGGCTAGAAAATTATAATTGGTGTCACTATAATGCACACTAGAATTTTTggttttagtattatttttaaaaaaaacttgagaCCACcgaactgattttttaaaagataaattcaaaatTTCCTCATAAAATGagaagtcaattttttttttgaatttgataatcaaatgaatgaaattctaATTTCTGAATTCTGTTTTCCTCCAGAATATACCTGGAACGCGAAAACTGGTCGGGGGCAGTTTTCAGGACCTGCTTACAATCCTACAACCAAGAATCTAAACATTGTGAACCGTGCGCAGCAAGTTCCCTCCGTGCATGGGAGGACAGACTGGGTGGCCAAGTATGGAGGCCACCGGTAGGTCGGATGTGAAACCCCACAGCATTGCTCGATAGCATCCTTGCAAGTCCCCTGACACTGGGAAATGTCTCCAGATGTTTATTTCTACTGAGTCCTGGAAGAAATTCGTGATAGTGGGTACTCTGAAAAGCAAAAAtcatctccattttctttctttcctagaaatGAAATGCATTTTCTTAGCATTGCAGTCCACAGTGCTGATAGGTAGGACTTTAAAAAGTATTGAATAAAGTATTTGCCAAAGCATCAAGTATTTGATCTATAGTTACTAAGTATGGctagcagctttttaaaaaatgcctccaGAAAGTGTTTAgtgttttacttttcatttgttgtgtATTTGCTAAACTATTTCACCAACTGGCCTCccaagtttgtttttttatagcAAGTGGGAAGGCCTCTGCGGGCTGTCAGTTACGCTTACTTGACTAACGCTCCACCCTATCAGTTTGGTAATGGCAGAAAGATGCAAATTTATcatctgttcttttattttgaaattacagaAGTAATGGTTAATTCCAACCTTGAGCAGGatatctttcttaaaaataaatttatctctAGGATAAAGATTTTGAAATTATGCCTGATTTTAGTGGAGAATCTGTTATTTGATTTTGACCAATACAATTGCTCTGAATTCAGGGGACTGTCAAACCAATGGCTTGGATGACTCCCTAACCAGCCAAGTCAAGGTTCTCTCATCTTCATGTCCTTGAGTTGTTGAAACTGTTATGTGTGTTCATCACACTTTCAAAAGTCTCTGTTTCCGTGTTCCTACCAGACACACAGTGTGCCAGCCGGTCCCCAAAGGAAACTCTTGCTGCTGCTGACCACTGACTCAGCTCTGACCTGCACAGTTGCACTGAAGAGCAAATGCATTCAGTTGCTAGCGCAGTGATTTCATGTTAgtgcatatgtatatttttgttttatttctaaactAGTATTTAAAATAGATAGTTTGAACTTAGAGCTTTTCTATTTAAACCTGCCATTTTACGGACTGGACATTAGTACTGTATATTcttgttaaataataataatgttatcgACTGTTgatatctttatgtattttatgacTTTGTAACAAGTGCTAATATAATTGGTATCCTCTTGATATTATCCAAAGGCCCACTgataatgattatttttttacaGAAGATTCAGCTCACCTTTTTGAAAAAACTTGAAGTCTATAAAGAGTTAATTTATGTTGGTGAATGGTTACATATATTTGTAAGGTTTTAATTAATATTacaaaaaagttatttattttgtgttgttgGGGAACTTTTAAACTCTGaatagatattaaaataaatatggtaaatgttttctttacatttttatactaCATACTTATACTCTGAAGCCTATTTGTTGTTTGAATTatagactttttttgtttttctggcagTTTTATGTGTATGGAGAAACTCACTGGAAAGTACAGAGTTTCCATATACCCCCTCACCTCCCTCTACTCAATATTATGTATAATTAACATCTTCTATTAGTGTGGGACATTGTAAGTAATGAACCAGTATCGATACATGAACTGAAGTCAAGTTTAATTAGGGAGGGTCACTCTTTGTGCTGTATAttttgtgggtttggacaaaatgtataatgacatgtacccaccattacaatatcatacagaatagttttacaGCCCTAAAAATCCCATGCTCTACCCattcaatttttttccctcctcccaaACTTCTGGCAACCactatctttttattgtctcttatttctctttttccaaaatgccgtgtaagtggaatcatgtagtatgtAAAGTCTACAGATTGGTTTTTCACTTAGCAATGTACGTTTTAGTTTCCTCCATTATTTTCTTGGCATATCACTTCTGGAGGCAGACgttaaataaacacacacacaattgtaTATTTACAAATTATGATCAGTACTATTAAGAAAAAGAGCAggatgtatatatagagagagtgaCTAAAGGAGGGATATAAATGCAGTGAGAGAGGACTCGATGGTTTTAAGTCTAGGAGTCTAATTATACTTGATAAATATCTCTGCCTGCTGGGTAGAGAAATGAATTGTTGGgccaaagaatgaaaacaaagagtCCTGTTAAAGACTGAAAGATGAAGGCTGGACTTGGGTATTAGCAATGGCATGACAGAGAACTGATTAAGTCTGATAAAAAGCTACTGGTTTTTGGTGTTAAtcttgtttctggcttctttacAGAACTCCCTCATTAGTTCTAATACGTTTTTAGTTGCTTGTCTTGAATTTCTAGACAGATGATTATATCAGATACTTAAcagtgtttctttccttttccactaTTAGTTTACAACtcatttatatttctcatttattgCCCTGTCTAGAATAATGTTTCTAGAACAATGTTGAATCTTGTCAGTAATAGCAAACATCCTCTTATTTCTAAGTTTAACATAAAGCCATAGGACTAATGGGTAGCTAACAAAAACCTACAGTAAGTAATATGCTTGAGTGAATCAACAGAAGCATTTACATTAATGTCAGAAATTCACTTTGTTCAGAttgataattataaaatatgtatgaagATGTTCCCATTCACAATaataacaaaactataaaatgttggacaataatttaaacagaaatatgaagaactaAATGAATGAAACTCTAAAGTATtgttttaagaacattttttaaaaactaaattaaatgaagtaatgtaAAATGTACCTGGATTGAAGAGTAAAtgattttaaagcttttaatTCCTTACAAATTTACCTATAATTCTATGCAATCATAATCAAATTCCaagtaaattttagaattaaaaggTTATTTCTAGACTTGTCTGGGAAAATAAATATgtcaagaaaaatctgaaaaaaatgacaaacttGCCCTACCAAATATCAAAACATAGTACAAATCTATGGTGATGAACAATTTGGCACTGAGACAGTAGATAAGTACATCTACAGTAAAGACTAGAAGACCCAAAATCCGTCCCAAATATGGAAATTCAGTACACAAAGATGGCATTTCAaagcaatggggaaaggatataCCTCTCAACAAACAATATTGAAGGTAATgttattttttggagaaaataacTCACAAAGATCCCTAGGTTGTACcaccatacaaaaataaattctaaagacAGTAAGAATAGAAttctaagaaataaaactattaaagtattgaaagaaaataagagattCTCTTCTTACACTTTTGAAGTGTGAAGTGCTTTCTACAAAATCTGAATGCTTTAAAGAAAATGGGATAAATCTGACTtcatacaaaattttaatttctaaatgaccaaaaaataaatcagaagacAATAAATTGGAGGAAAATACTTTCAATATAATAACTTGTTTTTAACTATATAGAGCCACAATAcggaaaacaaaaaccaaaaatgtgGACAGAATATATGAAAGAATAATTCATACAAAAAAGTGTATCactggtcaataaatatatgagaagATGCTTAATAACTCAtaactaaataattaaaacaatctgGTATTTTTGGCTTACATCAGTGGTTGGCAAAGTATGGCCAGTGAGCCAGGTGTGGTCCATTGCACCGTTTTTGTGCAGCCAGAAGCTAcgaatgattaaaaataaaaagaatgaagtgggaaaaatcaaaataagatTACTATTTCATGATATGTGAAAACCatacaaaattcaaatttcagggtCCATACAGTTTTGttagaacacagccatgcttACCTGTTTATATGCTTACTATGTGAGTTACTCTTCACTGGCAAAGCTGAGTAGCTATGACGGAGACAGTACagcccacaaaacctaaaaatatttaccatctggccaTTTACAGAGAAAGTGGCAGAGTCCTAGCTTAATTTGTCAAAGATCAAAAGTCTGATGAAACACAATGCTAGCAAAGGTGGGAAATAAAATCTCTCagccactgttggtgggagtgtaaatcaGTGCAACACCTCTGACGACAACTaaaatttcaaatgcttttctgcttTGACTCAGAGCTTTTAGGGATGTAACCTAAAGATTCATTTGTACATTGATTTTCTTGTCCATTCTCCTTTAGACTGTTATAGGACTCATATTTCAGAGGATCTTGATGATCTGATTCATCAGGGCATGAAATCATGACACATACCAATGAACTGTTTAGAAATGGATTTGTCTTTACTACCTAAACCATGAATTTAGTATAACTACATGGCAAAGGTGATGACTACATGACTATGCAAGGAACTATGAAGCAATTTCTTTAATCAAAATATGTGCAAGTATGAGACATCAAGCACCAACCCTTTCTGACCTATCAGTAGCTATTATTAACAGTAGTATGTGAGAAAAAACCTGAGGTCTCAGCAGACCAAAGCGTACTGAGTCAGTGCTTTGATGCAGCTGACCAAGTCTTATTTTGATCCTGGCTGCACTAACAGAAATGCATGGTCTAGAATACAACATTCTGGTCATGTCCCCCATGTGCAGAGCTCTGCGCATTATGCATTAAGAACCGGCCTCGGCAGACATGTCACATGAGTTTCAGGCCCCCATGTCACATGAAACAAGGATGAGAACATTAGGATTCCTTTCAGGGAGCTtaagcaaatacataaaaattgatTATTAAGTACCTGAATTATACTCTAAATCCAACCAGTATCAGTTAGAATGGAGGTAAACAGAAAtatcccttttctttttaaaaaggggaaactaaagagaaaaatcaaagtcaGAAATGCCAGTATCCAGTTAAATGTGTCCATGTAGAGACCAAACTGGGTAATTCAAATTCTAGACAGGTCTTTAAGTTTCACATTTATAGATTAACTAGTTAaccacaatttcattttttctttttggttacaTAGTCCTAATCTTAGAAACCCTCACTACAGATCTTTGTTAAAACAAGCTTTCCTACAACGTATAATGTCATAATAACTTCCCTTGGTCCTTGAGTAATTCACAATAGATAATGATGTTAAAGCATCAACAAAACACTTCCATGTCCCTGTATTTTCCTGCTATTCCCGTCTAGACTAGTTCTAGATAGCTCTGGTAATGAAGAcaccatagaaaatattttttatagtaaACTTTATTTTCAGTAATACTTAGAGTAATTTCAAAGCAGGTCTGTGCTCTAAGATGAGCAAAACAACAGATATCCTAAATCTGataagagagatttttttcccccttgtttgGGTTTCAGGCCCCCAGTGTTGACACCTAATATTTTACCCCTTGAGATTTAcccatagatacagaaaaaagagACAACATCAACATACAATTGTCAAACTGTATGAGGGCATAATAATAATCTCTTGTGTTACACACTACCCACCTCTTCAGGGCTGGGATGACaatgattgatttttttccttgcatTTTGACATTAAATCagtgtcattttgtttttaagtaaaatgtcAGAATGTGTGAAAATGCACTTATTTCTCTTAGTACATTAAAAGCAGTGGAAGTTTAAATCTTCACAGGTCCAAGCTGGGACATGCCTACTACTGATGGGGTTTATTCAACATACTAATTCCAAGTTTGGCAACCATCAGCAAACTGTTCAAAagaaacacataaacaaaaacatcAGGTAAAGGACAAAAGAAGCACTCAACcactaaaaaattttaagagacttGGACCTGGCAGGTCCTTTCCACTGCACGGTGAGGAGGTACCAGGGCCAAGCAAGTAAAGGTGGACCTTCCATCCTGGGAAGTGCCCAAGAAAAAGCACGAGCAGTCATGCACTGAGGCCTTATAAGTACACATGCGGAGTTCCTAATCTAACTGCCAATAGTtcaaagagatgagaaaactgaaggctGGGGAGACCAATGCCTTTCCGCAGTCACCGGGATAGGTAATGGCAGATATTCAGTCTCCCGGCTTATTGCTCTTGACCTTGGTCTACCACCAACTATAAGGCATTATGCTTCACAGCATCATAACAATGATGAAAGTGAGATCAATAACCTTCCACAAGAGATTTTTTAAACTCTGCCTTCAGGGTATCTTTATTATACTTAaggactacattttaaaaatccatctgGTTTGGAGTTTATAATCAAAGCTAATCAGAAAGCAGGATTCAACCAAAATTCTCTTTAAGTACAATTTTCAATAATAAAGGATACCCATACAACTAAGAATTATGGAACCCctgttcaaagtcacacagctgcagTCGTGGCTTTGCACGCAGCTGCTTCCACTGCAGGGAGGAACAAGGATAGACAAGCCAACGAATGTTCAAGCAAAACCTCTCCACAGGGAATGAATATACTTATTTCATTTTGACATTAAATCAGCTACTGTTTTTGCACTTTATCTGTATATATGTTAGATCATTTCGGGTGATACCCAGCATCTGGTATATTGAAACAAGTAAATTTTTGAATATACAAAGTATCTTGGGCATTTAACTAAATTTCACACTGGTGAAGAATAGCAATAGTGAAAAGTACCTGGCACCTGCAATTAAGCCTGCAGGCATGAATTTTCCAGAGTGGTAGAATCTCATTCCCATAATGCCAGCCAAGGTTCCAGATGTAGCTGACGGGAAAGATGAAGAGTCAAAGATCACTATGTTTTATATGTGAGAGAACTAAGAAGTTACCAAAGGCCCACCCATCTTTCAAGGGCCAGACCCCATCTCATCCCATCTCCTTCTCCAGGCTGGGGGAGCCTTATGACCGACAGGACTAAATACAAAGGCTGGAACACCAAGCCCTCACAGTCCAGGCCCAGCCTGCCTTTCCGGCCTCTTCTTACCACTCTTCAGTCATAGTTTTTTCCCTGTTGCTTGCCAATGCTTTGGCCCTGTAAAACCTCCCACTCAACAGCTGTTAAAATACCTACTGTATGCCCCTAACTGTACTAGGTGCTGGAGAATAAGACTGCCATCAAAGGTCTTTGCTCTAATAATGTTTGGGGTTTAACAGGGCAGACTTGAAAGACTTACAAATAAAAACCTACACCAAAGGTATAATTTGTGATACAGGTGCAATTAATGCACATGACATAAATAGAGGAGCCAGTCTATTCAGGGAGATCATGTAAGGACTTGCTGAGGAAGTGAAGATGGAGCCAAGGTGTGCAGAGCAGGAGTCAGTGAGCTAAAGGGGAAGGAAAGCGCCTTCCAAGTGGAGCGACAGGATATGCAGAGCCCCGTGGTGTGTGGGAGCTGCAAGACCGATGTGGCACAGACCCCGGGTGTGGCAAGGGAGGAGGAGGGCTCAGACCACACAGACCCTGGAAGGCCACATTAGGGGCTGTGGTTTTCACCTCAAGAGCAGTGAGGAGCCATTAAAGGATGTTAAGCAGAGGGATTCATGAACAGTTATACTCTAAATATAATTCCAGCTTTACCAAGAACAAACTTCAGGGAAACCAGAGAACGTGTAGAGATACCAATTAAGAAACTCCTTCAGGAATGCAGGCAAAGGAGTGCATGACTGGGATGAGGATGGAGGCCGTGGAGAGAGATGAAACGATTTAGGGTATGTGCCGCAAGGACTGCCGATAGGACTTGCTAATGAATTAGCCAAGAGGGACGGAGGAAAGGAATCAAGACCCAGACTTGGGGAAAACCACCAGAAGACCAAATGTACGTGAGCACAGGAGGTCAGGTTTGGGCAAACGCCTTGAGATGTTTAAAGAATTTCAAGCAGACAACTGTGTATCCAAGAGTAAAGTTTGGAGGAGAGATACACTTGTCAATCATTCCTGTAAGGCTGCTTAACTGAAGGCCTGGGCTTCAATGACACTGTCAAGTGAGAGGGCAGACAGACTGTACAAGCCAGGCCTTAAGAACTTTAATATTCAATGCCCTAAAATGAGGATGGGTCaacaaaagagaatgagaaaataaaaaggaaaactggagAGTGAAAAGTGGACAATGCTGAGAACAGCTAAAGAGCCAAAAAAAAGGAGAACTACAAAAATGTACACTGGCTTTGAAAAACATGGGTGACTGCCAACCTCAGGGTGCAGGGTGGGGGCTGTTTCCATGGACATGGGGGACAGAATGGAGACTGAAGTTGGCTGTGAACGAGAGgtaaagaaatgaagacagagtATAACAggttttttaagaaaagtttctgaaggggaagagggaggcaacTGTGTGCTGGTCacaagaaatctttttttttaatgggtgagATGAGCCCATCTGGACATTAGTGGGAGGGACCCATGAGAACACAAGAGGTGGCACTGCTGATAGAGTAAAGCCCCAagaaggcaggggaggagagACTCAGAGCCTGGGTGGAGCCAAACAGGACAAGGGAAAGCTTGCAGGCTGGCGGCAGGCAAGAGCCCCATGTGAAGGCTGCCGTTTTCTCTTTGAGCAAGCAGTGAGGTCATCTGCTCAGTGAGGGGAGTagaatcagaaaaggaaagaagaggtcTGAGAGTCATTCAGGAgcttgagggagggagggagctgttAGGCAGAGCTAAGGGAGGGCACTTCTTCCTCCCTTAGCACACCCCACATCAGCCATTGCCgacctccctccccagcccacatGGACTTGCAGGAGTCACTCTGCTATCATGTTTGCTCTCCCCACCACACCAAAGGCCAGAACGGAAAGGCATGAGTAGGTCTGCTCATCCTGTGGGTCTGTGGAGACAGTGAGATGCCCATACTCCTTGCAGCGTCTGGCAGCTGGGTGGTGCTCAATAGAAATTCACCAAGGCCACCCTGGTAAGAAGTATCCTCATTTCCCCAAGCTGCTCACTGCCTGTGCTGCTCCCACAGCATTTCAGCGACCCCCAGAGTCGCTTTTTATGTCAACTAAGGTGACAGCTCCTCAAAGGACAGGCCTATGTCTTACACATTTAGCTTACTGCTGAAGGCCTAACAAATGATTTTCAAATAGGAAAAATGCAGTATTGATGCAAACCTAGGCCAGACGTGTGATCCTTCAGGCATGCTCAAGCACCCCTGCCTCAGCGGGCAATCACAATGGCTAAGAGACATATACTTGCCTTGTACAAGTTTAATACTAATTTCTCTGGTTAAATCTAAACTGATAAAGTATGAAAACCTTCCCATATTCTGTACATAGAAGATAAAGAGAAACCAGCACACCCCTTGCCACCCACCTCTTCCCCTAGTTTAAAACTTCCCTGGACTTGGCAGTAGTAGTGAAGCTTCCTTCATGTGAAGAACCTGCCACATTCCCCCTCCTGGCAGGGTATTCTGGACACACAACCGCACCAGGCCGACAGTGAACCTCACATACCTAGGAAAACCCAAATGTTCCTGGGATCCTGAGACAGCTGGTAAGCGCCCAGGCCTGCTAAACCACCGAAGAGGAGCCCAGCAGCCAGGGACGGGACACTACCTGGAGGGAAGCAAACACACTCTTGCATTATCATGTCACTCAGTTCATTAACAGAATCCACCAGACTTCCCGTCCCTGCGCAGGAAAACAGCAAAGAGAACTTCTTTTGACACAGTTCATAACAAAGGAGTTCTCGAGCACAGACATTTTAGGGAATTTTCAATTTTCCCA from the Manis javanica isolate MJ-LG chromosome 16, MJ_LKY, whole genome shotgun sequence genome contains:
- the TMEM14C gene encoding transmembrane protein 14C — encoded protein: MQKDSGPLVPLHWIGFGYAALVASGGIIGYAKAGSVPSLAAGLLFGGLAGLGAYQLSQDPRNIWVFLATSGTLAGIMGMRFYHSGKFMPAGLIAGASLLMVAKLGISMLNKPHQ